In one window of Nocardia brasiliensis DNA:
- a CDS encoding nitroreductase family protein, whose product MRTWTPLHGHPYEPIPYHPNRIPAEQALAASAVLRARMDERRTVRMFATDPVPEQLVLDAIAVANTAPSGAHQQPWTFVLVQDPEVRARIRAAAEAEERISYSGRLGEEWLSALRPLGTDEHKPHLTDAPYLLVVFQQRYGLREDGTTYKHYYGDESVGIAVGMLLTALHLSGLAALTHTPSPMKFLAEVLARPRNEKAFAVIPIGYPAEDSVVPNLTRKSLDQVLVRI is encoded by the coding sequence ATGAGGACGTGGACTCCGCTGCATGGGCACCCGTACGAACCGATTCCCTACCACCCGAACCGGATTCCGGCCGAGCAGGCGCTCGCCGCCTCCGCCGTGCTGCGCGCCAGGATGGACGAGCGCCGCACCGTGCGGATGTTCGCCACCGATCCGGTGCCAGAGCAACTCGTGCTCGACGCCATCGCGGTGGCCAACACCGCGCCCTCCGGTGCGCATCAACAGCCGTGGACCTTCGTGCTGGTGCAGGATCCCGAGGTGCGTGCCCGCATCAGGGCGGCCGCCGAAGCCGAGGAGCGCATCTCCTACAGCGGGCGGCTCGGCGAGGAATGGCTCTCTGCGCTGCGTCCGCTCGGCACCGACGAGCACAAGCCGCACTTGACCGATGCCCCTTACCTTTTGGTGGTCTTCCAGCAGCGTTACGGGTTACGCGAGGACGGCACCACCTATAAGCACTACTACGGCGACGAATCGGTCGGCATCGCCGTTGGCATGCTGCTCACCGCGCTGCATCTGAGCGGCCTGGCCGCGCTGACCCACACGCCGAGCCCGATGAAGTTCCTCGCCGAGGTGCTCGCCCGTCCGCGCAACGAGAAGGCCTTCGCGGTCATCCCCATCGGGTACCCCGCCGAGGACTCCGTTGTCCCCAATCTGACCCGTAAGTCCCTGGACCAGGTGCTGGTTCGCATCTGA
- the aroQ gene encoding type II 3-dehydroquinate dehydratase: MSASGPILVLNGPNLNMLGTRQPEVYGSATLDDVVELCRQTAERYGREITAFQSNSEGALIDRIHRARGVESAIVINPGGLTHTSVALRDALVIPEVPIVEVHISNVHAREEFRHHSYISPIATAVVAGMGIQGYAAAIEFLVRSA; the protein is encoded by the coding sequence ATGTCCGCATCTGGCCCGATCCTGGTTCTCAACGGCCCGAACCTGAACATGCTCGGCACCCGACAGCCGGAGGTCTACGGGTCGGCCACCCTCGACGACGTCGTCGAGCTCTGCAGGCAGACCGCCGAACGGTACGGTCGCGAGATCACGGCATTTCAATCGAATTCCGAAGGGGCACTGATCGACCGGATCCATCGGGCGCGCGGTGTCGAATCGGCCATCGTGATCAATCCCGGCGGACTCACCCACACCTCGGTGGCGCTGCGGGACGCGCTGGTGATCCCGGAGGTCCCGATCGTCGAGGTGCACATCAGCAACGTGCACGCGCGCGAGGAGTTCCGGCACCACTCCTACATCTCCCCGATCGCCACCGCGGTGGTCGCGGGCATGGGCATCCAGGGTTACGCCGCGGCCATCGAATTCCTGGTCCGCTCCGCCTGA
- a CDS encoding MmcQ/YjbR family DNA-binding protein, which yields MAVPSDEFFRIIEALVDVRGNPGEKYTSYKVRGKVFGYYWPRTKTVGLKQTLCEQRALIAERPQVFEEQFTAGGFGWVVVHLDGIDADELAELVFEAWRLSAPDTLLAEVPDWSPAPHRQSK from the coding sequence GTGGCTGTACCGAGTGATGAGTTTTTCCGGATCATCGAAGCGCTGGTCGACGTGCGCGGCAACCCCGGCGAGAAGTACACCTCCTACAAGGTGCGCGGGAAGGTGTTCGGCTACTACTGGCCGCGCACCAAGACCGTCGGCCTGAAGCAGACACTGTGCGAGCAGCGCGCCCTGATCGCCGAGCGACCGCAGGTCTTCGAAGAACAGTTCACCGCAGGCGGTTTCGGCTGGGTCGTCGTCCACCTGGACGGCATCGATGCCGACGAACTGGCCGAGCTCGTCTTCGAAGCCTGGCGGCTGTCGGCCCCCGACACGCTGCTCGCCGAAGTCCCGGACTGGAGCCCGGCACCGCACCGGCAATCGAAGTGA
- a CDS encoding NTF2-like N-terminal transpeptidase domain-containing protein: protein MDVWGSRRFRVRGAMALAGVAALAIAMGSCGIHEGKNEAEEVVERFTELLDKQDYTRASELTSYPTAASATLKQMFAGLQPGKVDYRKTQFIGLDAESAIFSMDADWNFGDRKNWNYSLQGNVRKLAIGWRISWDPAIVMPQLDHNRTVRLVRTQPAPAPKVNDIAGQPLMTEQPINVIKLDPAKMPDPVGSTTALAKAIEPVAPLITGPSLMQQVATSQGKPVVAVNLRESDFELLEPDMAPIPGVVMEKQQRLISTDRRVWSPMLDALRKVQQESQDQHSGWGVQIFEQDGRFVTQLAGEQGPPGPDIAGTMDQRLQRAAEDAVVSAPTPASIVAIQPSSGAVVAVAQNTQASEHGPVAFTGLYPVGGNIELFRAIAAITKGKAPQDVPVPEAAEFAPALGVGVDFKVPGLDEVTGRLAVAGRSEQVRQGGGSDAVLASPFGMAIAAAAIARGSVPPPLIEVARPSTTDAQLAPLSPEITERLRAMLRDATNAPEFTSLRMYRDVTGFAATAGRDGWLIANMGDLAFAVHINDVDSTDATARMAVRMLRSLATPDP, encoded by the coding sequence ATGGATGTGTGGGGATCCCGCCGCTTCCGCGTCCGGGGCGCTATGGCACTCGCGGGGGTGGCGGCGCTTGCGATCGCGATGGGATCGTGCGGGATACACGAGGGTAAGAACGAGGCCGAGGAGGTCGTCGAGCGGTTCACCGAGTTGCTCGACAAACAGGACTACACCCGGGCCTCGGAACTGACGTCCTATCCCACCGCGGCATCGGCAACCCTGAAGCAAATGTTCGCCGGCCTGCAGCCGGGCAAGGTGGATTACCGCAAGACGCAATTCATCGGGCTCGACGCGGAATCGGCCATCTTCAGCATGGACGCCGACTGGAACTTCGGCGACCGCAAGAACTGGAACTACAGCCTGCAGGGCAACGTGCGCAAGCTCGCGATCGGCTGGCGCATCTCGTGGGATCCGGCGATCGTCATGCCGCAGCTCGATCACAACCGCACCGTGCGCCTGGTGCGCACCCAGCCCGCGCCCGCGCCGAAGGTGAACGACATCGCGGGTCAGCCGCTGATGACCGAGCAGCCGATCAACGTGATCAAGCTCGACCCGGCGAAGATGCCAGATCCGGTGGGCTCGACCACCGCGCTGGCCAAGGCGATCGAGCCGGTCGCCCCGCTGATCACCGGACCGTCGTTGATGCAGCAGGTGGCCACCTCGCAGGGCAAGCCGGTGGTCGCGGTGAACCTGCGCGAATCCGACTTCGAGCTGCTGGAACCGGATATGGCGCCGATCCCGGGTGTCGTGATGGAAAAGCAGCAGCGGCTCATCTCCACCGACCGCCGCGTCTGGTCGCCCATGCTGGACGCGCTGCGCAAGGTGCAGCAGGAGAGCCAGGATCAGCATTCCGGTTGGGGCGTCCAGATATTCGAGCAGGACGGCCGGTTCGTCACACAGCTGGCCGGCGAGCAGGGCCCGCCCGGTCCGGATATCGCGGGCACCATGGACCAGCGGTTGCAGCGTGCCGCCGAGGACGCGGTGGTCAGCGCGCCGACGCCCGCGTCGATCGTGGCGATCCAGCCCTCCAGCGGCGCGGTGGTCGCGGTCGCGCAGAACACCCAGGCCAGCGAGCACGGGCCGGTGGCGTTCACCGGGCTGTACCCGGTCGGCGGCAATATCGAGCTGTTCCGCGCCATCGCCGCGATCACCAAAGGTAAGGCGCCGCAGGATGTTCCGGTGCCGGAGGCGGCCGAGTTCGCGCCCGCGCTCGGTGTCGGCGTCGACTTCAAGGTGCCCGGTCTCGACGAGGTGACCGGGCGGCTCGCCGTCGCGGGCCGCAGCGAGCAGGTCCGCCAGGGCGGTGGCTCGGACGCGGTGCTGGCCAGCCCGTTCGGCATGGCGATCGCCGCGGCCGCGATCGCCCGTGGCTCGGTGCCGCCGCCGCTGATCGAGGTCGCGCGGCCGAGCACCACCGACGCGCAGCTCGCCCCGCTCTCGCCCGAGATCACCGAGCGGCTGCGCGCGATGCTGCGCGACGCGACCAATGCCCCCGAGTTCACGAGCCTACGGATGTATCGCGACGTCACCGGTTTCGCGGCGACCGCGGGCCGCGACGGCTGGCTCATCGCGAACATGGGTGACCTGGCCTTCGCGGTCCACATCAACGATGTGGACAGTACCGACGCGACCGCGCGCATGGCGGTGCGGATGCTGCGCTCGCTGGCGACCCCGGATCCCTAG
- a CDS encoding NAD(P)-dependent oxidoreductase, with the protein MSDQTTPRSVSVVGLGPMGQSMVRAFLDAGVEVTVWNRSTDKVDAMVELGAKRADTVAAALAANEVTVLSLTHYAAMYTVLEQASAQLAGKVIVNLSSDSPEQARKGAEWVRSHGAEFLSGGVMSAGDNLVHPASYIFYSGPREVFDAHAELLRPLSPQEYLGTDDGLAQVFYQGLLTMFHPWLLAFDQATAMIERSGNSIAQFIPFAVRSAAAYPYFMEEFAVANQNGGWATLASLKMMDAGAQHIIDASEEVGVDATFSHTAQAFWRKAVAASEEQGTAVSTFALLGGGRA; encoded by the coding sequence ATGTCCGATCAGACCACCCCCCGTTCCGTCTCCGTCGTCGGCCTCGGGCCGATGGGTCAGTCCATGGTCCGCGCCTTCCTCGACGCCGGTGTCGAGGTGACGGTGTGGAACCGCAGCACCGACAAGGTCGACGCGATGGTCGAACTCGGCGCCAAGCGGGCCGACACCGTCGCCGCGGCGTTGGCGGCCAACGAGGTGACGGTGCTGAGCCTCACCCACTACGCCGCCATGTACACCGTGCTCGAGCAGGCGAGCGCGCAGCTGGCGGGCAAGGTGATCGTCAACCTGTCCTCGGACTCCCCCGAGCAGGCGCGCAAGGGCGCCGAGTGGGTGCGCTCGCACGGTGCCGAATTCCTTTCCGGCGGTGTGATGTCGGCGGGCGACAACCTCGTCCATCCCGCGTCGTACATCTTCTACAGCGGCCCGCGCGAGGTCTTCGACGCGCACGCCGAACTGCTGCGTCCGCTGAGCCCGCAGGAGTACCTCGGCACCGACGACGGTCTGGCACAGGTCTTCTACCAGGGCTTGCTGACCATGTTCCACCCGTGGCTGCTGGCCTTCGACCAGGCGACCGCGATGATCGAGCGGTCCGGCAACAGCATCGCGCAGTTCATTCCGTTCGCCGTCCGTTCCGCGGCCGCGTACCCATACTTCATGGAGGAGTTCGCGGTCGCCAACCAGAACGGCGGCTGGGCCACGCTGGCCAGCCTGAAGATGATGGACGCCGGCGCGCAGCACATCATCGATGCCAGCGAGGAGGTCGGTGTCGACGCGACGTTCTCGCACACCGCACAGGCCTTTTGGCGCAAGGCGGTCGCGGCCAGCGAGGAGCAGGGCACGGCCGTCTCCACCTTCGCCCTGCTCGGCGGCGGCCGCGCGTGA
- a CDS encoding helix-turn-helix transcriptional regulator, which yields MPTEVIYNRIAMLRAERGISRRELAEALGVHYQTIGYLERGEYSPSLHLALRIAAYFEVAVEVVFSTQPFPRLGTGTA from the coding sequence GTGCCTACTGAGGTCATCTACAACCGCATCGCGATGCTGCGTGCCGAGCGCGGTATCTCGCGGCGCGAGTTGGCGGAGGCGCTCGGTGTGCACTACCAGACCATCGGCTACCTCGAGCGCGGCGAATACAGCCCGAGCCTGCATCTGGCATTGCGCATCGCGGCCTACTTCGAGGTCGCGGTGGAAGTGGTGTTCTCCACTCAGCCCTTTCCTCGGCTGGGCACCGGAACAGCTTGA
- a CDS encoding alpha/beta hydrolase, translating to MMKVGLFARAALAMGAVCLLGPSIVPGFATAAPGVDFGACPDGAVVAGHGVRCAVVEVPMDYADPDGPRIELTVSRIAASGERRGVLFANPGGPGADGLDFWGSRTDVVPAELAAHYDRVAVQPRGLRWATPLLCAGAVKAEEGAQVSLGGGNRAEIKQACEASRPGYLDTITTANTARDLDAVRAALGLDRISYLGTSYGTYLGAVYASLFPDRVERMVLDSNVNPDWVWTEEFAQQQIAGKQRLDDLFAWIAEHSAEYHLGDTALQVYQHWVRLAADQGGGWYANLTPPPASLADLPGALPEPLAEIARDGYSGSVEQAGKLQNLVRTLISGGVSAQGPLLGATSVASYTRTFWPAFARAMSEAVADPANVRRLRAIAGATATDPTGRFVFAAITCNENAIPGRLDVIGAAVATIVSGGNAMDARADLVRSGMSCGTWKPVTTPVKISGAGLATPPLVLQSRHDALTKYEGGPAMAHALNGSLITVAGGDHGNFARGNQVVDDAVMTYLRTGQVTITEAPEAPIPDR from the coding sequence ATGATGAAGGTAGGGCTGTTCGCGCGGGCGGCGCTCGCCATGGGCGCCGTGTGCCTGCTCGGTCCATCGATCGTGCCCGGTTTCGCCACTGCCGCGCCCGGCGTCGACTTCGGCGCCTGCCCGGACGGCGCCGTGGTCGCCGGGCACGGGGTGCGGTGCGCGGTCGTCGAGGTGCCGATGGACTACGCCGACCCGGACGGACCGCGGATCGAGTTGACCGTCAGCCGGATCGCGGCGAGCGGGGAGCGCCGCGGTGTGCTGTTCGCCAATCCAGGCGGACCCGGCGCGGACGGACTGGACTTCTGGGGATCGCGCACCGACGTGGTGCCCGCCGAGCTGGCCGCCCACTACGACCGGGTCGCGGTGCAGCCGCGCGGGTTGCGCTGGGCCACACCGCTGCTGTGTGCGGGCGCGGTGAAAGCAGAAGAGGGCGCCCAGGTTTCGCTGGGCGGCGGCAATCGCGCCGAGATCAAGCAGGCCTGCGAGGCGTCGCGGCCCGGCTACCTCGACACCATCACCACCGCGAACACCGCGCGTGATCTCGACGCGGTGCGGGCCGCGCTCGGGCTGGACCGGATCAGCTACCTCGGCACCTCCTACGGCACCTACCTCGGCGCGGTGTACGCCTCGCTGTTTCCGGACCGCGTCGAGCGAATGGTGTTGGACTCCAACGTCAATCCCGACTGGGTGTGGACCGAGGAGTTCGCCCAGCAGCAGATCGCGGGCAAACAGCGCCTCGACGACCTGTTCGCCTGGATCGCCGAGCACAGCGCCGAATACCACCTGGGTGACACCGCGTTGCAGGTCTACCAGCACTGGGTGCGGCTGGCGGCCGATCAGGGCGGCGGCTGGTACGCCAACCTGACCCCGCCGCCGGCCAGCCTCGCCGACCTGCCCGGCGCGCTGCCCGAGCCGCTCGCCGAGATCGCCCGCGACGGGTACAGCGGCAGCGTCGAGCAGGCGGGCAAGCTGCAGAATCTGGTGCGCACCTTGATCTCCGGCGGCGTCTCCGCGCAGGGGCCGCTGCTCGGCGCGACGTCCGTCGCCAGCTATACCCGCACCTTCTGGCCCGCGTTCGCGCGCGCCATGTCCGAGGCGGTCGCCGATCCGGCGAACGTGCGACGGCTGCGCGCCATCGCGGGCGCGACCGCCACCGACCCCACCGGGCGGTTCGTGTTCGCCGCGATCACCTGCAACGAGAACGCGATTCCCGGTCGCTTGGACGTGATCGGCGCCGCGGTCGCGACGATCGTCTCGGGCGGCAACGCGATGGACGCGCGCGCCGACCTGGTGCGTTCCGGAATGAGCTGCGGCACATGGAAACCCGTCACCACACCGGTGAAGATCAGCGGGGCGGGCCTGGCCACCCCGCCGCTGGTGCTGCAGAGCCGCCACGACGCCCTCACCAAATACGAAGGCGGCCCCGCGATGGCGCACGCGCTCAACGGTTCGCTCATCACGGTGGCCGGCGGCGACCACGGCAACTTCGCCCGCGGCAACCAGGTAGTCGACGACGCCGTCATGACCTACCTGCGTACCGGCCAGGTCACCATCACCGAAGCGCCCGAGGCGCCGATCCCGGACCGCTGA
- a CDS encoding nitroreductase family deazaflavin-dependent oxidoreductase: MDLGTRYIGPSGLDPIVNRIANWLPRIGISVAGSRLLAVRGRKSGQWRTTMVNPMVREDGARFLVAPRGHTQWVRNLRVAGGGELRLGRKVEQFTATEVADADKVPLLRLYLRKWGWEVGKFFEGVNKDATDEELAAIAPGFPVFRIG, encoded by the coding sequence ATGGACCTCGGCACCCGCTACATCGGCCCCTCCGGTCTGGATCCGATCGTCAACCGGATCGCCAACTGGCTGCCCCGGATCGGCATCAGCGTGGCGGGTTCGCGGCTGCTCGCGGTGCGCGGGCGCAAGAGTGGACAGTGGCGGACCACGATGGTCAATCCGATGGTGCGCGAGGACGGCGCGCGATTCCTGGTCGCCCCGCGCGGGCACACCCAGTGGGTGCGTAATCTGCGGGTCGCGGGCGGCGGCGAACTGCGGCTCGGTCGCAAGGTCGAGCAGTTCACCGCGACCGAGGTCGCCGATGCGGACAAGGTGCCGCTGCTGCGGCTCTACCTGCGGAAGTGGGGCTGGGAGGTGGGCAAGTTCTTCGAGGGGGTCAACAAGGACGCCACCGACGAAGAGCTCGCCGCCATCGCTCCCGGCTTTCCCGTCTTCCGGATCGGCTGA
- a CDS encoding ArsR/SmtB family transcription factor: MDEVFKALADPHRRRLLDSLNARNGQTLRELCAGLAMARQSVSKHLAVLEAANLISTRRSGREKLHYLNAEPINAITERWIKRYDRGRVHALADLKQALEANPMSDNTFVYTTYIKTTPQRLWQALTDPAFTSRYWGATFDTDWRTGSEMVWHQQDWHCKDPEQVVLVAEPYTTLSYTWHTFDAEFATAFEMNPDEVAAWAREPRSKVTFELEPAGEVVKLTVVHDGFAPGSRVLEGISGGWPAILSGLKTLLETGEKLPDPEPAQP, translated from the coding sequence ATGGACGAGGTCTTCAAAGCCCTGGCCGACCCGCACCGCAGGCGTTTGCTGGACAGTCTCAACGCGCGCAACGGGCAGACCCTGCGCGAACTGTGCGCGGGGCTGGCGATGGCCCGCCAGTCGGTCAGCAAGCACCTCGCGGTGCTCGAGGCGGCGAATCTGATCAGCACCCGCCGCAGCGGCCGCGAGAAGCTGCACTACCTCAATGCCGAGCCCATCAACGCCATCACCGAGCGCTGGATCAAACGGTACGACCGCGGGCGAGTGCACGCACTCGCGGATCTGAAACAAGCATTGGAGGCAAATCCCATGAGCGACAACACTTTCGTCTACACCACCTACATCAAGACCACCCCGCAGCGGCTGTGGCAGGCGCTGACGGACCCGGCGTTCACCAGCCGCTACTGGGGCGCCACCTTCGACACCGACTGGCGGACCGGCTCGGAAATGGTGTGGCACCAACAGGATTGGCATTGCAAGGACCCCGAGCAGGTGGTGCTCGTCGCCGAGCCCTACACCACTCTGTCCTACACCTGGCACACGTTCGACGCCGAGTTCGCCACCGCCTTCGAGATGAACCCCGACGAGGTCGCCGCCTGGGCACGCGAACCGCGCTCCAAGGTGACCTTCGAACTCGAGCCCGCGGGCGAGGTGGTCAAGCTGACGGTCGTGCACGACGGTTTCGCGCCGGGCAGCAGGGTGCTGGAAGGCATCAGCGGCGGTTGGCCCGCGATCCTGTCCGGACTCAAGACGCTGCTCGAGACCGGCGAGAAGCTGCCGGATCCGGAACCGGCGCAGCCCTGA
- a CDS encoding GNAT family N-acetyltransferase, producing MSTEVRLNTALERFEIHVDGALAGYADFQDTQSERAFVHTEIYPDYEGQGYGRDLLEAALNSTAADLLGALPMCPMVHHFIQTRPEYLVMVPHWARDSLNLPQ from the coding sequence ATGTCGACCGAGGTCCGTCTCAACACCGCATTGGAACGTTTCGAGATCCATGTCGACGGTGCGCTCGCCGGATATGCCGATTTCCAGGACACCCAGTCCGAACGCGCGTTCGTGCACACCGAGATCTACCCCGACTACGAGGGTCAGGGTTACGGCCGCGACCTGCTCGAGGCCGCGCTGAACAGCACCGCCGCGGATCTGCTCGGCGCGTTGCCGATGTGTCCGATGGTGCACCACTTCATCCAGACCAGGCCGGAATACCTGGTGATGGTGCCGCACTGGGCGCGCGACAGCCTGAACCTGCCTCAGTAG
- a CDS encoding winged helix-turn-helix transcriptional regulator, translating to MSSDADHDVCGMSVAIDVVGGKWKLHLMWALGASPQRFGEIRRLLTGVSEKVLAENLRQLEASGVVHREVFPEVPPRVEYSLTPLGQELAAALRPLEEWGERHRAELLGNLLASAS from the coding sequence ATGAGTAGTGACGCGGATCACGATGTGTGCGGCATGTCCGTGGCGATCGACGTGGTGGGCGGCAAGTGGAAACTGCACCTGATGTGGGCACTGGGCGCCAGCCCGCAGCGGTTCGGTGAGATCCGCCGCCTGCTCACCGGCGTCAGCGAAAAGGTGCTCGCGGAGAACCTGCGTCAGCTCGAGGCCTCCGGCGTCGTGCACCGCGAGGTCTTTCCCGAGGTGCCGCCGCGCGTCGAGTACTCGCTCACCCCGCTCGGTCAGGAATTGGCCGCCGCGTTGCGGCCGCTCGAGGAATGGGGCGAACGGCACCGCGCCGAACTGCTCGGCAACCTGCTGGCCTCGGCGAGTTAG
- a CDS encoding lysophospholipid acyltransferase family protein, producing the protein MEPPEVRLENSDTVYDFYLEHRQNRLKAWGAYAILSRRYYPRIAYADGARAGLRAAIKQGRPLLISINHLSENDPYTVAAAAWRSVLRPVIGRVRVLAKDELFEEPEQRRKIDMMGGIPVFRGKDHGIRAVNAAGQRMMDICAQRMARGDGVAVFPEGTCNEVDPSQVQPVGSGIGHIAFRAMKLGAAPVLVSMGLSYGKRDDPAVQPTKEQAKSASFYFGVPITELPAKPGDIARLVRTDLQQALDGAVAAY; encoded by the coding sequence ATGGAACCTCCCGAGGTGCGCCTCGAGAACAGCGATACCGTGTACGACTTCTATCTCGAGCACCGTCAGAACCGGCTGAAAGCCTGGGGTGCGTACGCCATTCTCAGCCGTCGCTACTATCCGCGCATCGCCTATGCCGACGGCGCCCGCGCGGGTTTACGCGCGGCGATAAAACAGGGCCGACCGCTGTTGATCTCGATCAATCATCTTTCCGAGAACGATCCGTACACCGTCGCGGCGGCGGCGTGGCGCAGCGTGCTGCGCCCGGTGATCGGGCGGGTGCGAGTGCTGGCCAAGGACGAGCTCTTCGAGGAACCCGAACAGCGGCGCAAGATCGACATGATGGGCGGCATCCCGGTTTTCCGCGGCAAGGACCACGGGATTCGCGCGGTGAACGCGGCGGGGCAACGCATGATGGACATCTGCGCGCAGCGGATGGCCCGTGGTGACGGGGTCGCGGTGTTTCCCGAGGGCACCTGCAACGAGGTCGACCCGAGCCAGGTGCAGCCGGTCGGCAGCGGGATCGGGCACATCGCGTTCCGCGCGATGAAGCTCGGCGCCGCGCCGGTGCTGGTGTCGATGGGACTGAGCTACGGCAAGCGCGACGATCCCGCGGTGCAGCCGACGAAGGAGCAGGCCAAGTCGGCCAGCTTCTACTTCGGCGTGCCGATCACCGAGCTGCCTGCCAAGCCGGGCGATATCGCGCGGCTGGTCCGCACCGATCTGCAGCAGGCGCTCGACGGGGCCGTCGCGGCCTACTGA
- a CDS encoding LuxR C-terminal-related transcriptional regulator: MRAAIGTQPDIECVAEADHSAAAVRELERLRPDVALIDLDLPGFDSPAAVDAVAALGGGTRILTLTGSASDENLYRALCLGATGFLVKTLPADGLISAIRMAARGDALIDPNLTRRLVTRLTGGSEPFPSAPEVENLTAREHQVLQLIAKAYTNPEIAAALGVGEQTVKTHVSNVLAKLGVRDRVHAAVYAHTRRIVAPPHQYRPDDPIRIRV; the protein is encoded by the coding sequence TTGCGCGCGGCGATCGGCACCCAGCCGGATATCGAATGCGTCGCGGAGGCCGATCACAGTGCCGCAGCGGTGCGCGAGCTCGAGCGCCTGCGGCCCGACGTGGCGCTGATCGACCTCGACCTGCCCGGTTTCGACAGTCCGGCGGCCGTCGACGCGGTCGCGGCGCTGGGCGGCGGCACCCGCATTCTCACCCTCACCGGCAGTGCCTCCGACGAAAACCTCTATCGCGCACTCTGTCTCGGCGCGACGGGCTTTCTGGTGAAGACGCTGCCCGCCGACGGCCTGATCTCGGCCATCCGAATGGCGGCCCGGGGTGACGCCTTGATCGACCCGAACCTGACCCGCCGGCTGGTCACCCGGTTGACCGGTGGCAGCGAACCGTTCCCCAGCGCGCCCGAGGTCGAAAACCTCACCGCCCGTGAGCATCAGGTGTTGCAGCTGATCGCAAAGGCCTATACGAATCCGGAGATCGCCGCGGCGCTCGGAGTCGGTGAGCAGACCGTCAAGACCCATGTGTCCAATGTGCTGGCCAAACTCGGTGTCCGGGATCGGGTGCACGCGGCGGTCTACGCGCACACCCGGCGGATCGTCGCACCCCCGCACCAGTATCGGCCAGACGACCCGATCCGGATCCGCGTCTGA
- a CDS encoding glycerate kinase, translated as MTREDPRRVVLAPDKFKGSLTAPQVAAALAAGITRVAPTVTVEQVPVADGGDGTVDAFVTAGWRRVELVAPGPTGVVTNASYAMRGSTAVIELAAVVGLVKLPGGQTDPLEASTYGLGVALAHALDNGVTEIVLGLGGSASTDGGAGMVQALGGRILTADGRELPRGGAALTQAARLDRSGLHQRLRACTVTVASDVDNPLLGSAGAVAVYARQKGASAADLGTLEAALRNWAQLAGPEFADRPGAGAAGGTGFGALAVLGAQVRSGIEVILELLDFRTLLAGATLVVTGEGALDRQSLHGKAPIGVCAVANALRVPAVAAVGRTLLSAREIRAAGFAECYALADLEPDPDRSMAAAATLLEQVGAKIARHQL; from the coding sequence ATGACACGGGAAGACCCGCGCCGGGTGGTGCTCGCGCCGGACAAGTTCAAGGGGTCGCTGACCGCCCCGCAGGTCGCGGCGGCGCTCGCGGCGGGCATCACGCGCGTCGCGCCGACGGTCACGGTCGAGCAGGTGCCGGTCGCCGACGGCGGCGACGGCACCGTGGACGCCTTCGTGACCGCGGGCTGGCGACGGGTGGAGCTGGTCGCGCCCGGCCCGACCGGCGTCGTCACGAACGCCTCGTACGCGATGCGGGGCAGCACCGCCGTCATCGAACTGGCCGCGGTAGTCGGACTGGTGAAACTACCAGGGGGACAAACCGATCCACTGGAAGCGAGCACCTACGGGCTCGGTGTCGCGCTCGCGCACGCGCTCGACAACGGCGTCACCGAGATCGTGCTCGGCCTGGGCGGCAGCGCCTCCACCGACGGCGGGGCGGGCATGGTGCAGGCGCTGGGCGGGCGCATCCTGACCGCCGACGGGCGCGAATTGCCAAGGGGCGGCGCGGCTTTGACGCAAGCGGCCCGGCTCGACCGGTCCGGCCTGCACCAACGGCTGCGGGCCTGCACCGTTACGGTGGCCTCCGATGTGGACAATCCCCTGCTCGGCTCCGCGGGCGCGGTGGCGGTCTACGCGCGCCAGAAGGGCGCGAGCGCAGCGGATCTCGGCACACTGGAAGCAGCACTGCGCAACTGGGCACAACTGGCCGGGCCGGAGTTCGCGGACCGGCCGGGCGCGGGCGCCGCGGGCGGCACCGGCTTCGGGGCACTCGCCGTGCTCGGCGCGCAGGTGCGCAGCGGCATCGAGGTGATCCTCGAATTGCTGGATTTCCGAACGCTGCTCGCCGGCGCGACGCTGGTCGTCACCGGCGAGGGCGCCTTGGACCGGCAGAGCCTGCACGGTAAGGCGCCGATCGGCGTCTGCGCGGTCGCGAACGCCCTGCGCGTCCCCGCCGTCGCGGCCGTCGGCCGAACGCTGCTCAGCGCCCGGGAGATTCGCGCGGCGGGCTTCGCCGAGTGCTACGCGCTCGCCGATCTCGAACCGGACCCGGACCGCTCGATGGCCGCCGCCGCGACACTATTGGAGCAGGTCGGGGCGAAGATCGCCCGGCATCAGCTATGA